The genomic window ACACGCTTCGTCAGCAAGTATCGCATCGGTTGATCGTCACAGTCGTTATGCCCGGAAGAATCCGCAAGCCAGCCCACAGGCTTGCGCAAGAATCGTCTCTCAACTCTAGGACACAAAACACAAGGTCGTCGTTCGCTCCGCGAACGCAACGCATGGCTGGTGGTCGCCGTTCGCTCCGCGAACGCGCCGTTTAACCCGTAGCCGCAGGAGCCTCACAAGTCCACCATCGCCCTTGGACGTGACAGGTTCCGCAGGCGCAGGCGTTGTCCGCGCTCCGTTCGGATCGTTGCGTTCGCGGAGCGAACGACGACCTTGCGTTGCGTTCGCGGAGCGAACGACGACCATTAGGCTTCGATGGTGATGATGACGTTCTTGAAGGCTGGGGTCTTGCTGTCGGGATCAACTTGCCGCGCCACCAAGACGTTTGACTCGGGATAATACATCAACGCGTTGCCCGGTCGGATCGATTCGTAACCTCGAGCCAAAATGTTTTCCATCCGGCCGGTGTCGCTGCGGACCGTCACCCGTTGATCGTGCTGCAAACCCAAACGCTGCAAATCGTCGGGGTGCATCAGGATCAAATCGCGTCGCTCTTGATTGCGATACAGATCCTCTTCTTCATAAACCACCGTATTGAATTGGCCTTCACTGCGGACGGTCATCATGCGGAGCTGATCGGATTGGGTTCCTTGCAGATCCGGCAAGCCGTGCACGTGCATTACAGCGCGTCCATCGGCGGTCCCGAACTTGGGTTCATGGAACGTCCGACCGTCGAGCTGAAATTCTTTTTTAGTTTTGTCGACGTCCGCGATTTTTTGATAGCCGGGCACCACCGCGCCGATCCAGTCGCGAATCGTCGAGGTGTTCTGCATGGCTTGCCAATCCACGCCGCGTCCTTCACCGACCACCCGCTCCCCCAGCGTGGCGATGACTTCGACTTCACTGCGCGGCCCCGGCAACCGCGTCGGCCCGCCGTCACTCAAGCGAACAAAGTTGAACATCGATTCTTGCGTCGTCGGCTGCGGCTCTTCGTCACGAGCCAACACGGGCAGGACGATCGTCTCATTCGCTAAGCCATGCGCGTGGCCTGTGTTCAGCGTGGTGCTCATCATCACGTTCATATCCAGCGACGACAGCGCTTGATCGGCGTACTGCGAATCCGGATTGGAACCATACAAATTGCCTCCCAAACAGAATCCGACTTTGACGTCTCCTGCCACCGCGGCGTCCATGCAGGCCAGTGTGTCGAGCCCCTTGGTGGTGGGCAGATCGACGTTGAATTTGGATTGCAGCGATTCGAAGATGGTGTCTTTCAGCTTGGGCGTTACGCCCACCGACCCGATGCCCTGCACGTTGCTGTGGCCGCGAATCGGCATCAGTCCACACCCCGGGCGTCCGACCATCCCGCGAGCCATGGCCAAGTTGGCGATGGCCTGCACGTTTTGCACACCGTTGGCGTGATGGGTGATGCCCATCGTCCAGGAAAACACCACCTTCTTGGCCGACGCATAGGTCTCTGCGATTTCTTCGATCGTGGCTCGTTCGACTCCGGACTTGGTTTCGATTTCGTCCCACGACAGTGTTTCCACGGCCGACCGCCAGTCCTCGCTGCCCGCGCAGTGCTGCCGCAAGAACTCCGCGTCGTCGGCTCCCATTTCCAAAACAGCTTTGGCGATGCCCCACAACAACGCCAAATCACCCCCGATGTGCGGCTGCACGTATTGGCTGGCCACCTTGGTGCCTTTTAGCAGCGACCAGGGATCACTGGGCACACGGAACTTTACCAATCCCGTTTCGACGACCGGGTTGATCACAATGACTTTGCCGCCACGTCGCCGCACGCCCATCAAACTGGTCATCAAGCGAGGATGGTTGCTGGCCGGATTGCCGCCGATCAAAAACACCAAGTCCGCGTGTTCGACGTCTTCCAACACGATCGTCGCGGTGCCGCTGCCCACCGAAGACTGCAGCCCCACGCCACTGGCTTGGTGGCAGTAGTAGCTGCAATTGTTGACATTGTTGGTGCCGTACAGTCGAGCCATCAACTGCAAGAGGAATCCGGCTTCGTTGCTGCTGCGGCCGCTGAAGTACCAGAACGTTTCATCCGCCTGGACCGCCTTCAACTTGTTGGCGATGCGTGTGAAAGCGTCTTCCCAGGTGATCGGTTGGTAATGCGTTTGACCGCGTTCGTAGACAATCGGCTGGACCAGACGTCCGCAGTGTTCCAGCTCACGGGGCGTCAGCGTTTTTAGTTTTTCGATCGAGTTCTGCTGCCAGAACGTGGGCAGGATGCCGGGCTGCATGTCGGCGACCATGGCCTGCAGACTCTTCTTGCAGACTTCAGGGAATGAACCCTGTTCGTTGACCATTCCGCCCTGCTGTCCGCCCATGCCCAGCGCACAGGTTTTGCAGGCGTTGCGGGTCCGCATGGCCTTATACAGTTTCCATACCCCGCCCGCTTCTCGACCTTTTTTCCAGGTGTACCAGATCGCTCGAAATCCGCCGCCACTGCCAACTTTCACTTACCTTGCTCCGGTTATCGAATCGATCCATTGAGGCACTAGGGTCATTCTAGCCGGACCACCCACCTCGTAGCTACCGTCGCCAGACGGTGGGCCGTAGCGGTCCCCACGCTCTGGCGAGCGTAGCTACGAGGTTCTTGGTGGCGAAGATTCTCGTAGCAATTGCAGCAGTTTGCTTGCGTGCTGCTCGATCGTGGCGTGGGCTTGCACGTACTGTTTCCCCGCCGCTCCCAAACGTTGTCTCAGCGGGGCATCGGCCAACAACGCATGCAGTTGATCAGCCAACGCGACCGCGTTTCCGGGGGGCACCAGACATCCACCCCCGGCGATGGTCAGCAGTTCGGGAAACGCCCCGTGTTCGGGCTGGACCACTGGCACGCCCGTCGCCCAGGCCTCCAGCACAAACAATCCCTTGGGTTCGTGGTAGTCGGTGGGCACGCACAGCACATCAATCTGTTTCAAAAATTCAACTTTGCCAGCCAGATCGGGACTGCCGTGGAAGTGCACGCGGTCCAACACGCCTTGTTCACTCAAGCGGCCTTTCAGTTCTTCCACATAAGCCTCGTGCTGGGGGCCCTGCCAGCCGGCGATCCGCAGTCGCACATCTTCGTTGCCCTTCCGCTTGGCCACATCCACGAAGGCGTCGACCAGATGATGGAGTCCCTTTTCCGGGGCCAGACGCGCCAGATAGCCGATCGTTCGCTCAGCGTTTGAAGTCGCCTCCGCCGCCACTTCGGCCGCTGCAGCCACAGCCGAGCGTTCCGGCTGGTCGGCCAGAAAGGGCGTGGCGTCGATGGCCAGCGGCAGCACGGCGATCTGTTCCTGAGGAATTTGCAGCAACTGGCTCATTTTGTCGGCGTAAAATTGGCTGTGCACGATGAACCGATCGACTTGACGCACCAAGCCCTGCATCAATTCCAGCACACGCTCGCGGTCGACCGGCTTCAGGTGATCGATAAAAATGTCGTCGCCCTGCAGGGTGACATAAATCGAAGCTCCAGGACACGCTTGGCGAATCGCCGGAATGGCGCCGCCGATCAACAGATTGCTCAATATCACGCAGTCGGGTTGCAGATCCTGCCCCAGCCAGGTCGCCAAGCGATCCACTTCATCGCGCTGTTTGCCGTGCCGGCCCTGCAACATCGAAACCGCCATATCGCCTAGCAGTTCCGGCGACGTGCTGCCCACGCCTCGAGTCGCCCAGCGGAGAAATCGCGGCGCATCGAGGGTTCGCCAGAAAATCCTCGGCAAATATCGCAGCAGCGGCATCTTCTGCAGCAAATAAATGTGCACGCCGCCAAAAAACACCTGTTCCGTGCTGACATCCTGCTCGTCGGTGCGGATCGGCGTATAAACCGGCAACAGCAGGCAATCGACGCCCTCCCGTTGCAGCTGGCGGGCCAGAGCATTGTCGTGCATGCAACTGCCGCAATACATGCCGGCAGCCCCCGCGGTTAGGTAAGCAATTTTCATCAGGCTGAGGTCGCTCGTTGTGGGTTTTCCGAAGCGTTTCTATACTCGCCTGCAACCGCTGCTGACGGAACCCTGCTAGGAAAGCGAAATGTCGGAACATTTACCCTTAATCGATATCAAAGACGCCCAGGAGCCCCTCTTTTGGGGTGTCGACATCGGCGGCACCAACATCAAGATGGGCTTGGTGGACGACACCGGCGAAACCTTGGCGTTTGAACGCATCGCCACGGAAGAGTCGCAGGGACCGCAATCGGCGGTCGACCGGATGGCGCAAACGATTCGCAAGATCGAACAAAAACTGCAATTGTCTCCGGCGCAGATTCCCCGCGTCGGCTTGGGTTCGCCCGGCAGCATGGACCTGCCCAAGGGGATGCTGGTCGAACCACCCAACCTGCCCAGCTGGTGGCAGTTTCCCATCCGCGACGCGCTCCGCACCGCGGTCGACCGCCCGGTATCGTTTATTAACGATGCCAATGCGGCGGCTTATGGCGAATACTGGCTGGGCACCGGTCAGCAAAACGATTCGATGATCCTGTTAACCCTCGGCACCGGCGTCGGCGGCGGGATTATCGTCAACGGCGAACTGGTCAACGGCGTCAATAGTTTCGGCAGCGAATGCGGGCATATCCTCGTGAACACGGCGGCCGACGCCCAGCTGTGCGTGTGGGGGGGCGGCCGTGGCCAATTGGAAGCTTACGCATCGGCCAGCGCCGTGGTACAACGGACTCGCCAGCGTTTGACCGAAGGAGCGGAGAGTCAGTTAAGCGGATTGCTGGGTGGCGGAAACAGTGAACTGACGGCCAAGAAGGTTTATCAAGCCGCCGAAGCGGGCGACGCCTTGGCGCTGGAAATCATCGATGAAACCGCTCGCTGGCTGGGCATCGGCATCACCACCTTGGTCCATACGCTCGACCCCGGCCTGGTCGTGCTGGGCGGAGCCATGAATTTTGGCGGGTCGGCTTCCGCCGTCGGCCGACGATTCCTGGAAGCCGTCCGCGAAGAATTTCGCTCGCGGACCTTTGACAATGTATACGCTGGCACGCGTCTCGATTTCGCCTCCCTGGGTGGCGCGGCCGGATACCTGGGCGCCGCCGGTTACGCCCGGCGCCAATACCATCCACACCCCATTCCCACCAACTAAACCCGTAAGAATCCTCTATGCAGGTTCGTAACTTTTGTATCATCGCGCATATTGACCACGGCAAAAGCACGCTGGCCGATCGCTTGTTGGAATTCACCGGCACGGTGACCAAACGGGAGATGAAGGAACAGCTGCTGGACGACTTGGCCCTGGAACGCCAGCGCGGGATCACGATCAAGGCCCGCGCCGTTTCGATGCGGTATACCTACCAGGGGGAAACCTACGAGTTAAATCTGATCGACACCCCCGGACACGTCGACTTTCAATACGAAGTCTCCCGCTCGCTGGCCTGTTGCGAAGGGGCTCTGTTACTGGTCGACGCCTTCCAAGGCGTGGAAGCCCAAACCGTGGCCAATGCCTACTCGGCGATGGAACACGATCTGGCGATCATTCCGGTGATCAACAAAATTGATCTGACCCACGCCCGGCCCGACGAAGTGGCCGCGGAAATGGAACAGTCGCTGGGCAGCGATCCCGACGCGATTGTTAAAGTCAGCGCCAAAGCCGGGTTGGGAATCGAAGACCTAGTGGCCACCATCATCGAAAAAATTCCGCCCCCATCCGGCTCCGTGGATGCTCCGCTGCAAGCCATGGTTTTTGATTCCAACTATGACGACTACCGCGGTGCGATCACGTACATCCGAGTCATGAACGGCACGGTGCGGAAAGGCCAAAAGATTCGTTTCCTGCGAGCCGGCACGGAACACGAAGTGGTCGAAATGGGGCAGTTTCAGCCGCACCGCACGGCCTGCGATACGCTGCGAGCCGGCCAGGTGGGCTACCTGATCTGCAATATTAAGTCGCTCAAAGACGTGCACATCGGCGATACCGTCAGCGTACCCGGCAAGCAGGCCGCCGAGGCCCTGACCGGATACTCCCGCCCCAAACGGATGGTCTACTGCGGACTGTTCCCCAGCGACGGACAGGACTTTTCGGAACTTCGCGACGCCCTGGGCAAGCTGTCCATCAACGACCCCAGTTTCGAATTCGAACCGGAAACCAGCGACGCCCTGGGGTTTGGTTTCCGCTGTGGTTTCCTAGGCCTGCTACACATGGAAATTGTGCAGCAACGTCTGGAACAAGAATCCGACGTCGACCTGGTGCAAACCGCTCCCAACGTGACTTACGAAATCATCACCAAACGCGGAGAAACGCTGACGATCCACAAGCCGCAGGACGTTCCGGATCCGGGCGATATCGAAGAATTTCGCCAGCCCATCGTGCGCTGCAATATCGTCGTTCCCACCGACTACATCGGCGCCGTGATCAAACTCTGTCAGGAACGTCGCGGTATCCAGTATGGGCAAGAGTATCTGGGTCCAACGCGAGCCATGCTGATTTATGACATCCCCTTGGCCGAAGTCATCTATGACCTGCACGACAAGATCAAAAGCTGCACGCGGGGCTACGGCACGCTGGATTACGAGATGCAGGGTTACGAAGCGGCCGACCTGGTGCGAATGGACATTCTGGTAAATGGCAACCGCGTCGATGCCTTAAGCGTCGTCTGTCACCGCGCCGATGCTGACCGCCGCGGCCGCGCGGTGGTCAAGAAGCTGAAGAGCGAAATTGATCGGCACATGTTCGAAGTCGCCGTACAGGCGGCCATCGGCAGCCGCGTGATCGCCCGCGAAACCGTCTCGGCGATGCGGAAAAACGTGACCGCCAAATGTTACGGTGGCGACATCACGCGAAAACGCAAATTGCTGCAGAAACAGAAAGAGGGCAAGAAGCGGATGAAAGCCGTCGGCAGCGTGGAAATCAGCCAAAAAGCCTTCATGTCCGTCCTAAGCACCGGCGAAGGCTAATGGTCGTCGTTCGCTCCGCGAACGCAACGCAAGGTCGTCGTTCGCTCCGCGAACGCAACGCAACGTAACGCAACGTCTTCTTTCGCTCCGCGAGATCCATTGGTTTACCGTAACATTAAACCTTGGAGCCTCATTCTTTACCCACCCGGGGGACGTGAAAGGTATTACTGCAGCATTGGATCTTGGGGCCGCTTGCTTCACCCTGCTTTTTAAGGAGGGTCGAGCCTTAGCGAGGGGAGGTTCTTTTGCGGCGGCGCGGTCGCCCTCTCCTCGCTGACGCTCGACTCTCCCAGAGGGAGAGTGAAGTGAATCCGTCTGTAATGCATCCACTTCTCGAGCGAACGCAACGTTCCCTTCCGCCTTCGTTTTGTTCGCGGAGCGAACAACGACCTTGGCCTACAATGTCACTCTTGCTCCGTCGTTGTCTGCGCTTTCGCGACAGGCGTTTAATACCGTCTGGTTTTTGATCGCGATCTCGGGCCAGAAGGGATCCAATTGGCCGCTGCCGACGATGTCCCCAAAGGTCCGAACCATGTTGACTTCCTGTGCATTGGGTTCCCCGCCGGGATACTCGTTGACCGAGCGACGGGTCGGGCGAGCTTGCATGTTCCAGCGGCAGTTGTCGATTTCTAAGTAGTTCTGGTGACCGGTCCAAACCCGTTCGGAGCTGTATGAGGGCAACACAAAATCATCCAAGCTGATATACCCCGCGTCGCCGGACAAGGTCACCAGTTGGCTGTGTTCGGTCACGAAAGAGTTATAGAAGCTGGCGGTGACGCCTCCAGCAAAAAACAATTCGGCGGAAAACTCACCGGGCACGCCTGCCGGGCTGGCGCTGCCCTGCAGCTGCCGTAGCGTGCGAGCGGTGACGGATTCGGGCAGCTGGAAATCCATGGCCCAGAGGATCATCCGGATCGTGTACCAGCCCAGGTCCCCCAAGCAACCGTGCGGTTCGAGCCGGCTGTCGGTACGGATGTTTTCGCGGTTGAATTCTTCGCCACCGTTGAACGTGAATTGCGTGGTGATTCGCCGCAGGTTTCCACAGAACTTGGCGAGGTCCGGCTTCATCGCGTCCAGTCGCCGGCTGTGGCTGAACATCACGCCGTCCATGAACTGCACGCCGTGGCTGCGGCAGGCATCGACCATTTGCTGGGCGTCGGACAGCGTGCCGGCGATGGGTTTTTCACACAACACGTGTTTGCCGGCCGCGGCAGCTTTCAGCACCCATTCCAGCCGCATCGACGTGGGCAGCGGAATGTAGACCGCATCCACATCGTCGCGTTGCAATAGCGCCTCGTAGCCTTCCACGGCGGCCGGGCGGCCGGACGACATGGGAACTTCCTGCATGCATTCGTCGATAAACCGGTCAGCGGCGTTTTGCGAGCGGCTGGCGACTGCGGATACGGTTCCGTTGCCGGACAGACGGATTGCCTTCCAGTTTTTGCGGGCAATTCCAGCGGTACTCAAAAAACCCCAGCGACAGGTCGTATCGGCCATCGTTATCTTGGTCCTGTTAAAATCGTGATATCAGGTTGAAGTGGAAGCCAAAGCATAACGTTTCCCCCGCATCGGCGCATAGAATCGCCCCTCCGCTTCCTGTTGCTTTTTATGGATCGCCTGGATTATTCGCTCTCATGGACCCACGTCAAAATCCCTACGCCGCCCCCAACGCGGCTCTCGAACGTCCGCCCCAGCCCACGGGACGGCGGACCGGACGGGTGCGGTTGTGGTGTGCGCAGATTTGTGCCGTCATCCTGGTTGCCGGCAGCGTGCCCGCTGCGCTGCTGGCTTTGTGGGAGATCGAATCGATTATCGGCAGCGGCTTGGTGGGGGTGCTGCTGTCTCTAACGCTGATCCCCCTGGCTCTGCCCCGCGTGCTGCGATGGCTGATCCCCATTGCTCTCGTGATGTTGGCGATCACGGCGGGGATTGTGTTTACCATTAATTTCAATCACTGGAGCCCAACCGACGCGCAAAAGCCCATCGGATACACAACCGTGGTCTGCGCGGCCGCCATGCAACTCGGCTGGCTGCCGATCCTGTTCGTAGGACTGCGGTACCAACGGATGACGGATGGTTGATGGTTTCGAGTTGCGAGGACGAAATCTCCTCACTCCTCACTCCTCACTCCTCACTCCTCACTCCTCACTCGCAACTCGCAACTCGCAACTCGCAACTCGCGGTCCGCACTAATCGCCGAGTTCCGGTGGTGCCGGTTGCGAGGGTCTCTCGGGGCTTTGGGGAAAGTTTTTGGATTCGGCAAGCGATTCGGCTGTGCGAATGGATGCGGGTGGTCGATGAACCGCTCTAGACGCATAAAACACTGATGGGCCGCCGGGAAGTGCGGGCTAGTCAACGGGCACGGATTGCCTGGCAACCCCAAAGCCGAATATCCGTGAAAACGACCACCTCCCGCCCTAGTTATCTCCGTCTCCACCGCGCTCAACATGACTCAGCCCCCGGCGGCGAAGTCCCCACCGATGAGATGGCGGCCTTTTGGCATTCCTTTACCGAATCGACCGGCTGGCGTCTGGACCGCCGCTCGCGGGCCATCGGAGCCCCTAAACTGCTGCCCGTTCGCGAAGTCGTCTACGACGAAGAAGGCGACGCCGCCGGGCTGCCTTCGCTGACCAAACCGGCTGCTCAGCATCTGGCCGCCAGCGCCGCCAAACTGATCGTGCGGTTGCGTGAATCCGAACAGGCCGTACGGCGTCAGGAAGCCGAACTCGTTGCCACGGCGACACCGCTGGCACCCCCGGAAGGGCAAGCCGAATTTGCCGATCGGTTAGACGAAATTCTGCAACAGGCCGTGGAAGGCACGTCCTTTGTCGCCGCCGCCTTTTACATGCTCGATGACGATACCTCGTCGCTGAAGATGCGAGCTCAATGCGGCTTATCCGAACAAAGTCTGGCGGCCTCGTCCCGGCCGCTGCGTGGCGCCCTGGCGGATCTGGAAGCCATGGTTTCGGACGTGGTCGTGATTGAAGACTGCGCGGCGGGCGACGAAATTTACAACAGTCCTGAACCGCTGGCCGCCGGTATCTGTGCCGTGGTCTCCGACGACGATGTGCCGATTGGGACGCTGTGGATTTGGAACGACACGCCGCTGGCTATTGACCCCTCGGCCACCGCGGTGGCGCGGTTGACCGCCATCGCCCTAGCAGCCGAAATCGCGCGGGAACGCATGACTCGCCGCGGCGGCGAAATCCGAGAGGAAACGCAAACGCTGCGAGCGGTATCGCACTGGCAACAACGCCAACAACCCGCCGCCACGCCATTGGCCGAAGGCTGGTTCGTCGACGGCCTGACGTACACCTCCGCTCCACTGGCTTCCACTTGGCACACCTGGGATATCCTGCCCAACGGCACCATCGCGTTGGCCGTCGCCCAGGCCCACTCCGACGCCGCCGACGCCAGCATGATCGCCGCCACCGCGCGGGCCGCCTTCCAGTCCCATCTGGGCTACCGGTTGTCGCCTAAACAAGTCCTGCAGCGGGTTTCCGATACGCTCTGGCAAACCAACACCGGCGACCAATTGGTCTCGCTGATCTACGCCAACATCGACCCCGAAACGGGCGAAGGCACGTTGGCCAGTGCCGGATCGGCTCAAGCCATGATCTTAAGCCGCTACGGATTTCGAGCCATCACCAAGGCCTCCGAACCGCTGTGCAGCTTCCCCGACTACAGTCCCAGCGAAACCATCGTGCGGTTGAGTCCAGGTGAGGTTCTGTGGGCGGCTTCGCGCGATATGATGGAGGCCAACAACAACACCAACTCCACCGATACTTGGACGCAGCAGCGGGTTTCGAAATTCGTGATCGACCGGGTCCAGGACGCGTCTCACGAAATCGTTCCCGCGATGTGCCGGGCTTTGGTGGAACAAGCCGCTGTGGCCGATCGTTCGGCGGCCCTCTTATACCGCCAATAGTTTTCCCAGCCGTCACTGCAAGTTGCCCCTTGAATGCTCGCGACTGAATCTGAATCCACGCCGCCGACCTCACCGCCCGCCTCCACAGCGAACGCAATGTTGTCGGCGGCGAGCTGTTCCTGGCGGTGGCGGAGCTGGGAAATCTGGCTGATTCTAATGGTCTTTGTGTTCTACGCCGGCGACCCAGCTCCGGCGATCAACGAAGCCCATTACCTGGCCAAAGCGAAAAACTTTTGGCAGCCCCAGTGGTGTGCGGGCGACCTGTTTGTCACCAGCGGCAAAGCCCACACCACTTTCTACTGGGTGTTCGGCTGGCTGACCAATTTCTTCTCCCTGGCCACCACGGCTTGGATCGGCCGTCTGGTCGGTTGGTCGCTGCTGGCGGTGGGGCTGCAAAGATTCAGCTGGTCGGTCGTTCCGGTGCGGTACGCCAGTCTGCTGGCTGCCTTCATCTGGTTGGCCGGTATCGAACATGGAAATCTGGCCGGCGAGTGGGTGGTCGGTGGCATCGAAGCCAAGGTGCCGGCTTATGGATTTGTACTGTTGGCGTTGGAGCGGATGGTCCGTGGCCACTGGAAAATCGTCTGGCCCCTGCTGGGTGCGGCTAGCGCGTTCCACGTCCTGGTCGGCGGCTGGTCGGTGCTGTGCGGCGGACTGGTGTGGCTGACGGCCGGCAAGTCCCGTGGCAGCCTGGTCTCGCAAATTTTGCCGCTGGCCATCGGAGGCGGCATCGCGTTGTTCGGCCTGTTGCCGGCGATCTGGTTGACCGAAGGGACCAGCGAAGCCGACGCCATTGCCGCGGCTCGCACGTATGTCTATCAGCGAATTCCGCATCACCTGTTGCCAGCGGATTTCGCCCCTTCTTGGTACCTGCGTCACGGCTTACTGATCGCGATGACCATGATCGTGTTTGCGATTCAGAAGACCGATCAGCGGATCCGCGCGGTGGGCTGGTTCACCGTTGGCGCCGTGCTGTTGGCGGGCATCGGATTGCTGCTGGGGTTGCTGCCGCAGTCCCATCCCGATCTGGCGGCCAAGTGGTTGCGGTTCTACTGGTTTCGCCTGACCGACGCCGCGGTGCCGCTTGCCCTGGCGTTGGCCACGGTTCGTCTGTTGGCCGTG from Roseimaritima ulvae includes these protein-coding regions:
- a CDS encoding PP2C family protein-serine/threonine phosphatase, encoding MKTTTSRPSYLRLHRAQHDSAPGGEVPTDEMAAFWHSFTESTGWRLDRRSRAIGAPKLLPVREVVYDEEGDAAGLPSLTKPAAQHLAASAAKLIVRLRESEQAVRRQEAELVATATPLAPPEGQAEFADRLDEILQQAVEGTSFVAAAFYMLDDDTSSLKMRAQCGLSEQSLAASSRPLRGALADLEAMVSDVVVIEDCAAGDEIYNSPEPLAAGICAVVSDDDVPIGTLWIWNDTPLAIDPSATAVARLTAIALAAEIARERMTRRGGEIREETQTLRAVSHWQQRQQPAATPLAEGWFVDGLTYTSAPLASTWHTWDILPNGTIALAVAQAHSDAADASMIAATARAAFQSHLGYRLSPKQVLQRVSDTLWQTNTGDQLVSLIYANIDPETGEGTLASAGSAQAMILSRYGFRAITKASEPLCSFPDYSPSETIVRLSPGEVLWAASRDMMEANNNTNSTDTWTQQRVSKFVIDRVQDASHEIVPAMCRALVEQAAVADRSAALLYRQ
- a CDS encoding FdhF/YdeP family oxidoreductase; the protein is MKVGSGGGFRAIWYTWKKGREAGGVWKLYKAMRTRNACKTCALGMGGQQGGMVNEQGSFPEVCKKSLQAMVADMQPGILPTFWQQNSIEKLKTLTPRELEHCGRLVQPIVYERGQTHYQPITWEDAFTRIANKLKAVQADETFWYFSGRSSNEAGFLLQLMARLYGTNNVNNCSYYCHQASGVGLQSSVGSGTATIVLEDVEHADLVFLIGGNPASNHPRLMTSLMGVRRRGGKVIVINPVVETGLVKFRVPSDPWSLLKGTKVASQYVQPHIGGDLALLWGIAKAVLEMGADDAEFLRQHCAGSEDWRSAVETLSWDEIETKSGVERATIEEIAETYASAKKVVFSWTMGITHHANGVQNVQAIANLAMARGMVGRPGCGLMPIRGHSNVQGIGSVGVTPKLKDTIFESLQSKFNVDLPTTKGLDTLACMDAAVAGDVKVGFCLGGNLYGSNPDSQYADQALSSLDMNVMMSTTLNTGHAHGLANETIVLPVLARDEEPQPTTQESMFNFVRLSDGGPTRLPGPRSEVEVIATLGERVVGEGRGVDWQAMQNTSTIRDWIGAVVPGYQKIADVDKTKKEFQLDGRTFHEPKFGTADGRAVMHVHGLPDLQGTQSDQLRMMTVRSEGQFNTVVYEEEDLYRNQERRDLILMHPDDLQRLGLQHDQRVTVRSDTGRMENILARGYESIRPGNALMYYPESNVLVARQVDPDSKTPAFKNVIITIEA
- the lepA gene encoding translation elongation factor 4, producing the protein MQVRNFCIIAHIDHGKSTLADRLLEFTGTVTKREMKEQLLDDLALERQRGITIKARAVSMRYTYQGETYELNLIDTPGHVDFQYEVSRSLACCEGALLLVDAFQGVEAQTVANAYSAMEHDLAIIPVINKIDLTHARPDEVAAEMEQSLGSDPDAIVKVSAKAGLGIEDLVATIIEKIPPPSGSVDAPLQAMVFDSNYDDYRGAITYIRVMNGTVRKGQKIRFLRAGTEHEVVEMGQFQPHRTACDTLRAGQVGYLICNIKSLKDVHIGDTVSVPGKQAAEALTGYSRPKRMVYCGLFPSDGQDFSELRDALGKLSINDPSFEFEPETSDALGFGFRCGFLGLLHMEIVQQRLEQESDVDLVQTAPNVTYEIITKRGETLTIHKPQDVPDPGDIEEFRQPIVRCNIVVPTDYIGAVIKLCQERRGIQYGQEYLGPTRAMLIYDIPLAEVIYDLHDKIKSCTRGYGTLDYEMQGYEAADLVRMDILVNGNRVDALSVVCHRADADRRGRAVVKKLKSEIDRHMFEVAVQAAIGSRVIARETVSAMRKNVTAKCYGGDITRKRKLLQKQKEGKKRMKAVGSVEISQKAFMSVLSTGEG
- a CDS encoding glycosyltransferase family 4 protein → MKIAYLTAGAAGMYCGSCMHDNALARQLQREGVDCLLLPVYTPIRTDEQDVSTEQVFFGGVHIYLLQKMPLLRYLPRIFWRTLDAPRFLRWATRGVGSTSPELLGDMAVSMLQGRHGKQRDEVDRLATWLGQDLQPDCVILSNLLIGGAIPAIRQACPGASIYVTLQGDDIFIDHLKPVDRERVLELMQGLVRQVDRFIVHSQFYADKMSQLLQIPQEQIAVLPLAIDATPFLADQPERSAVAAAAEVAAEATSNAERTIGYLARLAPEKGLHHLVDAFVDVAKRKGNEDVRLRIAGWQGPQHEAYVEELKGRLSEQGVLDRVHFHGSPDLAGKVEFLKQIDVLCVPTDYHEPKGLFVLEAWATGVPVVQPEHGAFPELLTIAGGGCLVPPGNAVALADQLHALLADAPLRQRLGAAGKQYVQAHATIEQHASKLLQLLRESSPPRTS
- a CDS encoding DUF6798 domain-containing protein, yielding MLATESESTPPTSPPASTANAMLSAASCSWRWRSWEIWLILMVFVFYAGDPAPAINEAHYLAKAKNFWQPQWCAGDLFVTSGKAHTTFYWVFGWLTNFFSLATTAWIGRLVGWSLLAVGLQRFSWSVVPVRYASLLAAFIWLAGIEHGNLAGEWVVGGIEAKVPAYGFVLLALERMVRGHWKIVWPLLGAASAFHVLVGGWSVLCGGLVWLTAGKSRGSLVSQILPLAIGGGIALFGLLPAIWLTEGTSEADAIAAARTYVYQRIPHHLLPADFAPSWYLRHGLLIAMTMIVFAIQKTDQRIRAVGWFTVGAVLLAGIGLLLGLLPQSHPDLAAKWLRFYWFRLTDAAVPLALALATVRLLAVPSRWGRGLGWALAGLLGLIAVLLVARHSLQKAEAGLPASCDLHSQGHFPDTSVAERQAVCRAWIDACDWIRDNTDPDAVFLTPRHQQTFKWYANRAEVVNYKDVPQDVPNLKEWQSRFDRVFPPELGRIRITIQYSELQKFRKQYGADYMVVDRRIAPYSMPLQKVYPTALESNEYYAVYRLP
- a CDS encoding Gfo/Idh/MocA family protein, with product MADTTCRWGFLSTAGIARKNWKAIRLSGNGTVSAVASRSQNAADRFIDECMQEVPMSSGRPAAVEGYEALLQRDDVDAVYIPLPTSMRLEWVLKAAAAGKHVLCEKPIAGTLSDAQQMVDACRSHGVQFMDGVMFSHSRRLDAMKPDLAKFCGNLRRITTQFTFNGGEEFNRENIRTDSRLEPHGCLGDLGWYTIRMILWAMDFQLPESVTARTLRQLQGSASPAGVPGEFSAELFFAGGVTASFYNSFVTEHSQLVTLSGDAGYISLDDFVLPSYSSERVWTGHQNYLEIDNCRWNMQARPTRRSVNEYPGGEPNAQEVNMVRTFGDIVGSGQLDPFWPEIAIKNQTVLNACRESADNDGARVTL
- a CDS encoding ROK family protein, whose product is MSEHLPLIDIKDAQEPLFWGVDIGGTNIKMGLVDDTGETLAFERIATEESQGPQSAVDRMAQTIRKIEQKLQLSPAQIPRVGLGSPGSMDLPKGMLVEPPNLPSWWQFPIRDALRTAVDRPVSFINDANAAAYGEYWLGTGQQNDSMILLTLGTGVGGGIIVNGELVNGVNSFGSECGHILVNTAADAQLCVWGGGRGQLEAYASASAVVQRTRQRLTEGAESQLSGLLGGGNSELTAKKVYQAAEAGDALALEIIDETARWLGIGITTLVHTLDPGLVVLGGAMNFGGSASAVGRRFLEAVREEFRSRTFDNVYAGTRLDFASLGGAAGYLGAAGYARRQYHPHPIPTN